From one Timaviella obliquedivisa GSE-PSE-MK23-08B genomic stretch:
- a CDS encoding right-handed parallel beta-helix repeat-containing protein — protein MKVSSIAILLILTASPYTVLAQTPDVSRIPARLGVGHNSSQGAIDGTSRFEGFVPLAQTAGQRITFLEGEFLLDNGGDVGGNILLGYRYYNDSKNRIWGGYLGFDHQQTDENSFNQIGLGVESLGRTWDFRANAYLPIGDTRELTDETSFDSGFRNVRGFQQHQFVLGRERTRQVVSGYEAALGGFDVEVGARLAHWETGDLRGYGGVYFYDAAGSNSTLGWRLRLDADPNRNVNLGVALQNDEKFGTNFSFSAAFTFPGIRGRDRVQPAETVVARLGEPIARTPGIIIETQREVDTQVERDVRPLENPEEERPYRFQHVTLGSVGGDGTFEKPFGTVQAALNNTRSDGNDIVYVDRGSNPAIPAFTIPDRVQVFSQAPAQFLAGLPFPGFPRARVRLPFSPVPNYEDGILVRLPLSGDRNFPRIQGGSADLVTMGNRTTLAGFQLLDATGNGIAANNVTDIELRSNTLTNSSERGIFLDNVAGSVVMFDNTVTASRGGAGSGQGILIRNSIDAAIEVTMNRQRLENQRVGLELLSEGDRIRSIDPQQNISIRNTTITNSREQGLRIQANGSGNQQLSFQDGEIQNNGAQGVVIQAANTASQEVYLDQSFISNNGGAGIQVQGGIAGGTSTSAQEVFVRNNIIENNRGAGIDINANESSAQEFAIDSNTIRNNRGAGIQGISNNASFQEYVTDGSNGSQGISNNIISGNGGLGISLQANDISTSVTDLVNNNVSNNQADSDDVVVALSSNTAKVCVVALTNTTLSGIRLDNNSSNLATGLFEIGDLGNISTLNIGRVLLLPNVATFTDKPGARSCF, from the coding sequence ATGAAAGTTTCAAGCATCGCAATATTATTAATACTGACGGCATCTCCCTATACTGTACTTGCCCAAACCCCAGACGTTTCTCGCATTCCTGCAAGACTAGGTGTCGGACACAACAGTTCTCAGGGTGCTATTGATGGCACTAGTCGTTTCGAAGGCTTCGTTCCTCTCGCCCAAACTGCTGGGCAACGCATCACATTTTTAGAGGGTGAATTCCTCCTCGACAACGGTGGCGATGTGGGCGGCAACATTCTCCTAGGCTATCGCTATTACAATGACAGCAAAAATCGAATTTGGGGTGGTTACCTTGGGTTTGATCATCAACAAACTGACGAAAACTCCTTTAACCAAATTGGTTTAGGAGTCGAGAGCTTAGGCAGAACTTGGGACTTCCGGGCAAATGCTTACCTCCCCATTGGCGACACGCGTGAACTAACTGATGAAACTAGCTTCGACAGTGGCTTCAGAAATGTCAGAGGCTTTCAACAACATCAATTTGTTCTAGGCAGAGAGCGCACACGCCAAGTGGTTAGTGGCTACGAAGCTGCGCTAGGTGGTTTTGATGTAGAAGTCGGTGCCCGGTTAGCCCACTGGGAAACAGGTGATTTACGCGGCTATGGTGGGGTTTACTTCTATGATGCAGCAGGCAGTAATAGCACACTCGGTTGGCGACTGCGCCTTGATGCTGACCCTAATCGTAACGTCAACTTGGGAGTAGCACTACAAAATGACGAGAAGTTTGGTACTAATTTCTCGTTCTCGGCTGCGTTCACATTTCCAGGAATTCGCGGTCGCGATCGCGTTCAACCTGCTGAAACTGTCGTGGCTCGTCTTGGTGAACCCATTGCCCGTACTCCTGGCATTATCATTGAGACTCAGCGCGAAGTAGATACGCAAGTTGAACGCGATGTCCGTCCGTTAGAAAATCCTGAAGAAGAACGTCCCTACCGCTTTCAACACGTTACCTTGGGTTCTGTAGGAGGAGACGGTACATTTGAAAAACCATTTGGCACAGTTCAAGCTGCGCTCAATAATACTCGCTCTGATGGTAACGATATTGTCTATGTTGATCGTGGGAGCAATCCAGCGATTCCAGCTTTTACCATTCCCGATCGCGTCCAAGTCTTTTCTCAAGCTCCTGCTCAGTTCTTGGCAGGGTTACCGTTTCCTGGATTTCCTAGAGCCAGAGTGCGGTTGCCCTTTTCGCCTGTGCCAAACTACGAGGATGGAATCTTGGTTCGCTTGCCTTTATCTGGCGATCGCAACTTTCCTCGGATTCAAGGCGGTAGCGCTGATTTGGTAACAATGGGCAATCGCACAACTCTTGCTGGGTTTCAGCTTTTGGATGCAACGGGAAATGGCATTGCTGCTAACAACGTGACCGATATAGAACTGCGGAGTAACACTCTTACCAATTCGAGTGAGCGAGGCATTTTTCTTGATAACGTTGCGGGCAGTGTGGTGATGTTTGACAACACGGTAACTGCCTCTAGAGGAGGAGCAGGTTCGGGACAAGGTATTCTCATTCGCAATAGCATTGATGCTGCAATCGAAGTGACGATGAATCGCCAGCGGTTAGAGAATCAGCGAGTAGGTCTGGAATTACTCTCGGAGGGCGATCGCATCCGTAGCATTGATCCTCAGCAAAATATCAGCATTCGTAACACGACTATTACGAACTCCCGTGAACAAGGCTTACGCATTCAAGCCAATGGATCTGGAAACCAACAGCTTTCCTTCCAGGATGGTGAAATTCAGAATAATGGTGCCCAAGGTGTGGTGATTCAAGCTGCTAATACTGCCTCTCAAGAAGTGTATCTGGATCAAAGTTTTATTAGTAATAATGGCGGTGCGGGTATCCAAGTCCAGGGTGGAATTGCAGGGGGAACTTCTACTTCTGCACAGGAAGTCTTTGTCCGAAATAACATCATTGAGAATAACCGAGGGGCTGGAATTGATATCAATGCAAATGAATCTTCTGCACAGGAATTTGCGATCGATAGCAACACAATTCGGAACAACAGGGGTGCTGGTATTCAAGGCATATCTAACAATGCCTCGTTTCAAGAGTATGTTACTGATGGCTCTAATGGTTCGCAAGGAATTAGCAACAACATTATTTCTGGAAATGGTGGTCTAGGCATCAGCTTACAAGCCAATGATATTTCCACATCAGTGACTGATTTGGTCAACAATAATGTGTCTAACAATCAAGCGGATTCTGATGATGTAGTAGTTGCTCTATCTAGTAACACGGCTAAGGTTTGTGTGGTAGCACTGACCAACACGACCCTTTCTGGAATACGGTTGGATAACAATAGTTCCAACTTAGCAACTGGTCTATTTGAAATAGGAGACTTGGGCAACATTTCTACGTTAAACATTGGTCGTGTGTTGTTACTGCCCAATGTGGCGACGTTTACCGATAAGCCTGGTGCCAGGTCTTGCTTTTGA
- a CDS encoding BON domain-containing protein, which translates to MSWLSRLFPGSKKPAAGAPPVAATPSPTAASPTAASPTADSIPPAKVGLNGEFDESGLAKRVALAFDEADGLDDIETLWVAQLSDKVVLKGKVPSQALLDKAVSVASGVHGAEGVDTSEVTVG; encoded by the coding sequence ATGAGTTGGCTAAGTAGATTGTTTCCCGGCAGTAAAAAACCCGCCGCAGGTGCGCCTCCAGTAGCAGCAACTCCTAGCCCTACTGCTGCCAGCCCCACTGCTGCCAGTCCTACTGCTGATAGTATTCCTCCTGCTAAAGTTGGTTTAAACGGAGAGTTTGATGAAAGCGGTCTGGCTAAGCGCGTAGCACTAGCGTTTGACGAAGCGGATGGCTTAGATGATATCGAAACCCTCTGGGTTGCTCAACTCAGCGACAAGGTTGTGCTCAAAGGCAAAGTGCCAAGCCAGGCGCTTCTCGATAAAGCGGTTTCTGTGGCTAGTGGTGTACATGGCGCAGAGGGTGTGGATACTAGTGAAGTAACTGTAGGTTAA
- a CDS encoding MBL fold metallo-hydrolase yields MAHPTQRRPENVSGDFYVDSTCIDCDTCRWMAPETFYEAGAQSAVYHQPRSEAERLRAMQALLACPTASIGTVEKPQDVKQVHHSFPIPITETVYHCGYHAENSYGAASYFIQRADGNVLVDSPRFAPPLVKRLEEMGGIRYLYLTHRDDVADHQKFHQHFGCDRILHKDEINRSTQSVEIQLSGIDPIQLKPDLLIIPVPGHTKGHTVLLYNNTILFTGDHLAWSSDLNHLYAFRRACWYSWTELIQSMKRLAGYSFEWVLPGHGRRFHGDRQTVAEQMQKCLVWMETQ; encoded by the coding sequence ATGGCACACCCCACCCAACGCCGCCCCGAAAACGTGAGTGGTGATTTCTACGTTGATTCCACTTGCATCGACTGTGATACCTGTCGATGGATGGCTCCAGAAACTTTTTATGAAGCAGGCGCTCAATCTGCGGTTTATCACCAGCCGCGTAGTGAAGCAGAGCGTCTGAGAGCGATGCAGGCATTATTGGCTTGTCCAACTGCATCAATTGGAACCGTCGAAAAGCCGCAAGATGTTAAGCAGGTACATCACAGCTTTCCTATTCCCATTACAGAAACTGTGTATCACTGCGGCTATCACGCCGAAAATTCCTATGGGGCTGCCAGCTATTTTATTCAACGAGCAGACGGTAATGTGTTGGTTGATTCACCTCGCTTTGCACCTCCTTTGGTAAAAAGATTGGAAGAGATGGGCGGCATTCGTTATCTCTATCTGACTCACCGAGATGACGTGGCAGATCATCAAAAATTTCACCAGCACTTTGGTTGCGATCGCATTCTCCACAAAGATGAGATCAACCGTTCCACTCAGAGTGTTGAAATTCAACTATCAGGGATAGATCCAATTCAGCTAAAACCCGATCTGTTGATCATTCCCGTTCCAGGTCATACTAAAGGACACACGGTATTACTCTACAACAACACTATTTTGTTCACGGGAGATCACCTCGCCTGGTCTTCTGACCTCAATCACCTGTATGCGTTTCGGAGAGCCTGTTGGTACTCTTGGACAGAACTTATCCAATCGATGAAGCGGCTAGCCGGTTATTCATTTGAGTGGGTATTGCCAGGACATGGTCGTCGCTTCCATGGCGATCGCCAAACCGTTGCAGAGCAAATGCAAAAATGCTTGGTTTGGATGGAAACTCAGTAG
- a CDS encoding glycosyl transferase family 1 → MVHFGLFCPPGSGHLNPIATLGHQLQHRGHRVTLINIVDAQTVAETAGIEFYPIGQAEFPPGSSAQTQEKLGQLDGLIAVKYTMDLVQSGAAVVLQEAPAVIQQLQIEALIVDQVSPEAGSIAEALGLPFISVCNALMLNQEPAIPPIFTDWEYEPEWWAQVRNQAAHFGLAIVGWSFQSLINQYRHRHQLPPLLQPNDAFSKLAQISQSPAAFEFPRQQLPDCFHFTGPWHAANTRTATTFPYEQLTGQPLIYASLGTVQNRQFETFRTIAQACDGLGCQLVISLGKHLDTTALPTFAGSPIVVGYAPQLELLQQAKLVITHAGMNTALETLSCGVPMVAIPITNDQPGVAARIAWTGAGEQVPLSQLSVPLLKSAIEKVLNQPRYREQAQRLQQAIAQSGGVTRAADIIEQAVSSFQSSQQ, encoded by the coding sequence ATGGTTCACTTCGGTTTGTTTTGCCCGCCCGGTTCTGGGCACCTTAACCCGATCGCTACCCTGGGGCATCAACTTCAGCATCGGGGGCATCGCGTTACCCTCATTAATATTGTGGATGCTCAGACAGTCGCAGAGACCGCCGGAATTGAGTTTTATCCAATTGGGCAAGCAGAATTTCCGCCTGGCTCATCCGCACAAACTCAGGAGAAACTGGGTCAATTGGATGGGCTGATCGCCGTGAAGTATACGATGGATTTGGTGCAGTCTGGAGCCGCTGTGGTGTTGCAAGAAGCTCCTGCTGTGATTCAACAGCTTCAGATAGAAGCATTGATTGTCGATCAAGTATCCCCCGAAGCAGGTTCGATCGCTGAAGCATTGGGACTACCGTTTATTAGTGTCTGCAATGCATTAATGCTAAACCAAGAACCTGCCATTCCACCGATCTTTACGGATTGGGAGTATGAGCCTGAATGGTGGGCACAAGTGCGAAATCAAGCGGCTCATTTTGGCTTAGCGATCGTTGGATGGTCGTTTCAATCCTTAATTAATCAGTATCGGCATCGGCATCAACTGCCGCCGCTATTGCAACCCAACGACGCTTTTTCAAAGCTGGCGCAAATCAGCCAATCTCCGGCTGCCTTTGAATTTCCCAGGCAACAATTGCCAGACTGCTTTCATTTTACCGGGCCTTGGCACGCCGCCAACACGCGGACTGCAACCACATTTCCCTATGAGCAACTAACAGGACAACCACTTATTTATGCGTCTCTGGGAACGGTACAAAATCGACAATTTGAGACGTTTCGCACGATCGCCCAAGCCTGCGATGGTCTAGGTTGTCAACTGGTGATCTCACTGGGTAAACATCTGGATACGACCGCGCTGCCGACCTTTGCTGGATCACCGATCGTCGTGGGCTATGCTCCCCAGCTAGAACTATTGCAACAAGCCAAACTCGTCATCACTCATGCAGGGATGAACACAGCTTTAGAAACCCTGAGTTGTGGAGTCCCTATGGTTGCCATCCCCATTACCAATGATCAACCTGGAGTGGCTGCCCGGATTGCTTGGACGGGGGCTGGAGAGCAAGTTCCGCTGTCACAATTGAGCGTTCCACTGCTGAAAAGTGCGATTGAAAAAGTGCTGAACCAACCCCGTTATCGAGAGCAAGCACAGCGCCTTCAACAGGCGATCGCTCAATCTGGAGGCGTGACTCGAGCCGCCGATATTATTGAGCAAGCGGTTTCATCTTTTCAAAGTTCACAGCAGTGA
- a CDS encoding winged helix-turn-helix transcriptional regulator, with protein MTLKVLGGKWKLLILWHLKDGEKRYSELKRSTLKFFTATKAGLLK; from the coding sequence ATGACGCTTAAGGTGTTGGGCGGCAAGTGGAAGCTTTTGATTTTGTGGCATCTCAAGGATGGTGAAAAACGATATAGCGAGTTAAAACGATCTACGCTGAAATTCTTCACCGCTACAAAGGCTGGATTGTTAAAGTGA
- a CDS encoding SDR family oxidoreductase: MEIANSVALVTGANGGLGQYYVEALRSRGATKIYAAARNSNSLADLVATDPNMIIPVALDITHEEAVNQAAAQCQDVTFLINNAGVGFNQGLIAASDLSQARMEMEVNYFGTLMMCRAFAPVLKQTGGGAIINMASMVARVNLPFNGSYSASKAATLSLTQGVRAELAAQGTLVIAVLPATIDSGMGKSYPDPKVSPEEVVNDALQAAIDGVEDVYPGEQAKQMAAQLLKDPKALEKAMAVMLPSSTH; the protein is encoded by the coding sequence ATGGAAATTGCGAATTCAGTTGCGCTGGTGACAGGAGCCAATGGAGGCTTGGGTCAATATTATGTGGAGGCATTGCGATCGCGAGGTGCTACCAAAATTTATGCGGCGGCTCGTAATTCCAATTCGCTAGCCGACCTGGTAGCGACTGACCCTAACATGATTATTCCGGTTGCCCTAGATATCACCCATGAAGAAGCGGTAAACCAGGCAGCAGCCCAATGTCAAGACGTGACATTTCTAATCAACAATGCCGGGGTTGGATTCAATCAAGGGTTGATTGCAGCGTCTGATTTATCTCAAGCTCGCATGGAAATGGAAGTGAACTATTTCGGAACCTTGATGATGTGTCGTGCCTTTGCGCCTGTGCTGAAGCAAACTGGGGGCGGAGCAATTATCAACATGGCATCGATGGTAGCGCGCGTCAATCTTCCCTTCAACGGCAGCTACAGCGCCTCTAAAGCAGCAACGCTATCGCTCACCCAGGGAGTCCGAGCAGAGTTGGCAGCACAGGGAACCTTAGTCATTGCCGTCTTGCCTGCGACCATTGATAGTGGCATGGGAAAATCCTATCCTGACCCGAAAGTGTCGCCGGAAGAGGTAGTCAACGATGCCCTACAAGCCGCGATCGATGGCGTTGAGGATGTTTATCCTGGTGAACAAGCTAAACAAATGGCAGCACAGTTGCTCAAAGATCCCAAAGCCCTTGAAAAAGCAATGGCGGTGATGTTACCCAGTTCAACTCATTAA
- a CDS encoding MFS transporter: MKSRSPDTFLVKITLLLVSALTVMAGATIAPALPAMRQYFSEVANADYWVRLILTAPALFIAIGAPIAGTIIDRFGRKGLLATSVFLYGLAGSSGFLLNEIGLMLLGRVLLGLSVAGIMTTATTLIADYYRDAARAQFLGLQAAFMGFGGVIFLTLGALLRSW; this comes from the coding sequence ATGAAATCCCGTAGTCCTGATACTTTTCTCGTCAAAATAACGCTACTGCTGGTCAGTGCCCTGACCGTGATGGCAGGCGCAACGATCGCCCCGGCTCTCCCAGCCATGCGGCAGTATTTTTCCGAGGTTGCCAATGCTGATTATTGGGTGAGGCTCATATTAACTGCCCCAGCGCTTTTTATTGCGATCGGTGCGCCCATCGCTGGAACAATCATCGATCGCTTTGGGCGTAAAGGGTTACTGGCTACTTCGGTTTTTCTTTATGGCTTGGCGGGCAGTTCTGGCTTTTTGCTCAATGAGATTGGGTTAATGCTGCTAGGGCGAGTGCTGCTGGGCTTAAGTGTGGCAGGAATCATGACCACAGCAACTACTCTCATTGCAGATTACTACAGAGATGCTGCCCGTGCCCAATTTTTGGGACTGCAAGCTGCTTTTATGGGATTTGGTGGCGTTATCTTCCTGACTTTGGGGGCTCTTCTGAGGTCTTGGTGA
- a CDS encoding transposase family protein, which translates to MRYILLCHRFMDFHLDTLLNLPDTTVESCLHQEQQVVMKLRFLLEKGDCPDCQQSSEDLHQNRPILVRDLPVFGQPVQLQVPRRQFYCRPCQRYFTEHLTFIDWERRYTQRYEDYIYQRVQAASMEQVSREEDLSWDQVQGIFKHKFTQQKKQTGER; encoded by the coding sequence GTGAGGTACATTTTACTATGCCATCGGTTCATGGACTTTCATCTCGACACCCTTCTCAATCTACCTGATACGACGGTCGAAAGCTGTCTGCACCAAGAGCAGCAAGTCGTCATGAAATTACGCTTTTTGTTGGAAAAAGGCGACTGTCCCGATTGCCAACAGTCGAGTGAGGATCTACACCAAAATCGCCCTATTTTAGTGAGGGACTTACCTGTTTTTGGTCAACCCGTACAACTCCAAGTGCCTCGTCGTCAGTTTTACTGTCGCCCCTGTCAACGCTACTTTACAGAACATCTGACATTTATCGATTGGGAACGGCGTTACACGCAACGCTATGAAGACTATATTTACCAACGCGTGCAAGCGGCAAGTATGGAGCAAGTGAGTCGGGAAGAAGACCTCAGTTGGGATCAAGTTCAGGGAATTTTCAAGCACAAGTTTACCCAGCAAAAAAAACAGACTGGAGAACGGTAA
- a CDS encoding ISL3 family transposase gives MGIDEVSQRKGHKDFVTVVCDIDRSNLLEVIDSHKQTDIIEVLLQQPLELRQQVEEVSVDMWGGFPKVVAAVFPNAQIVFDRFHVMKPVNEELNKVRKQVDMTLKGSKFILLKNGVDLSPEEQIKLAVILSQSGRLKLAYELKEEFRSIFETCNTVEAGKEQLLEWLKKARSVYCEVLTTIRSHLDGICNYFLSRTTSGVVEGMNNRIKLIKRQAYGFANFDNFRARLLACFSD, from the coding sequence GTGGGAATTGATGAAGTCAGTCAACGGAAAGGGCATAAAGATTTTGTCACGGTCGTCTGCGATATTGACCGAAGCAATCTCCTGGAAGTGATTGATAGCCATAAACAGACAGATATCATTGAAGTGCTGCTCCAGCAACCCCTTGAGCTACGTCAACAAGTAGAGGAAGTCAGTGTCGATATGTGGGGAGGGTTTCCCAAAGTTGTTGCAGCAGTATTCCCCAATGCTCAGATTGTCTTCGACCGATTTCATGTGATGAAGCCAGTCAACGAAGAGTTGAATAAAGTGCGAAAACAAGTTGACATGACGCTTAAAGGCAGTAAGTTTATTTTACTCAAGAACGGGGTCGATTTAAGCCCAGAAGAGCAGATTAAATTAGCCGTAATCTTGAGTCAATCGGGACGCTTAAAACTTGCCTACGAGTTAAAGGAAGAATTTAGAAGTATTTTTGAAACTTGCAATACGGTTGAGGCGGGCAAAGAACAACTCTTGGAATGGCTCAAGAAAGCTCGCTCTGTCTACTGTGAGGTCTTGACGACCATTCGCAGTCATCTCGATGGCATCTGCAATTACTTTTTGAGTCGGACGACCAGTGGCGTAGTCGAGGGGATGAACAACCGGATTAAATTGATTAAGCGTCAAGCTTATGGGTTTGCCAACTTCGATAATTTTCGAGCGCGGCTACTCGCTTGCTTCTCTGATTAG
- a CDS encoding GNAT family N-acetyltransferase produces MSFEAERLIIRPIRGSIEPEQCARMMVEEEPWVRFGTSYKDSLHKMQDTSKEIYVAESDAQVVGFVIVNMQGTFIGYIQTVCVAAEQRGRGIGTKLIEWAEGRIFRDSPNVFICVSSFNQNARRLYERLGYSVIGELKDYIVKGHSELLLRKTQGAWLDFQKHKC; encoded by the coding sequence ATGAGTTTTGAGGCAGAAAGGTTGATCATTCGTCCAATTCGAGGGTCTATTGAGCCGGAGCAATGCGCTCGAATGATGGTCGAGGAAGAACCTTGGGTTCGATTCGGAACTAGTTATAAAGATAGTTTGCATAAGATGCAAGACACAAGCAAAGAAATCTACGTTGCTGAATCTGACGCACAAGTTGTTGGATTTGTGATTGTCAATATGCAGGGGACGTTCATTGGATACATTCAGACCGTTTGTGTAGCAGCAGAGCAGCGTGGAAGAGGAATCGGAACAAAGCTGATTGAGTGGGCGGAAGGCAGGATATTTAGAGATAGTCCGAATGTATTTATCTGTGTTTCATCGTTTAATCAAAATGCCCGTCGTCTCTATGAGCGATTAGGATATTCAGTTATTGGAGAACTAAAGGATTACATTGTGAAGGGGCATTCAGAGCTACTTCTACGAAAGACTCAGGGAGCATGGCTTGATTTTCAAAAGCATAAATGTTGA
- a CDS encoding 5'-methylthioadenosine/S-adenosylhomocysteine nucleosidase encodes MMKTAILAPLQEELAFLVAELEKFGLQKREIRLGRLDVFEFSEIDLLVTYGGHGKTQFSIQSQYLLCQVPQIQLLVCAGAAGALTSSLNVGDVVVATETVEHDYNLKFVSRPLPRFAGDPQVIEVLQNLPQSNLAFSVHFGAVASGDEDIVDAARGQEVMNLTNCIAVAWEGAGGARACKFNEKYYIELRGVTDTANHQAAADFEANLVIAMHNLAEVIVRWRATLQPSGAAQQCGAADRKEFLH; translated from the coding sequence TTGATGAAGACGGCAATTCTCGCTCCACTTCAAGAAGAACTAGCTTTTCTGGTCGCTGAATTAGAGAAGTTTGGACTACAAAAAAGAGAGATTCGATTAGGTAGGCTAGACGTTTTTGAATTTAGCGAGATTGACTTATTAGTTACCTATGGCGGACATGGCAAAACGCAGTTTAGTATCCAGTCCCAGTACTTGCTTTGCCAGGTTCCACAAATACAACTGTTAGTGTGCGCCGGAGCCGCTGGAGCATTGACTAGTTCATTGAACGTTGGCGATGTTGTGGTCGCAACTGAAACGGTTGAACACGACTACAACCTGAAATTTGTCAGCCGCCCTCTGCCTCGTTTCGCTGGAGATCCTCAAGTCATTGAGGTTCTCCAAAATTTACCTCAGTCGAATTTAGCGTTTTCAGTTCATTTTGGTGCTGTTGCAAGCGGTGACGAGGATATTGTTGATGCTGCAAGAGGGCAAGAGGTAATGAACTTAACCAATTGTATTGCTGTTGCGTGGGAAGGGGCAGGAGGGGCGAGAGCGTGTAAATTCAATGAGAAGTATTATATTGAGTTGCGTGGTGTAACTGATACGGCAAATCATCAAGCAGCGGCAGATTTTGAAGCGAATTTGGTGATAGCCATGCACAATCTAGCTGAGGTCATTGTTCGATGGAGAGCAACGTTGCAACCAAGCGGCGCAGCACAACAATGCGGTGCAGCCGACCGTAAAGAGTTTCTTCATTAA
- a CDS encoding MarR family winged helix-turn-helix transcriptional regulator → MVFYPQVGKVALGSRLRRLSDRLTEDAAKIYTLYRVTLDPKWFPVFYVLSQKESAAVTEIAQIIGHSHASVSQIVREMSNRGFATTEKHSQDARVSVVKLSDSGKQLIPYLEQQCVDVNQAVEELLSESQYDL, encoded by the coding sequence ATGGTTTTTTACCCCCAAGTTGGTAAAGTAGCACTAGGTAGCCGTCTGCGACGATTAAGCGATCGCTTGACCGAAGATGCCGCAAAAATTTACACCCTTTACAGGGTTACGCTAGATCCAAAGTGGTTTCCTGTTTTCTATGTTTTGTCGCAGAAGGAGAGCGCAGCAGTTACTGAGATTGCTCAAATTATTGGACACTCTCATGCTTCTGTCAGCCAGATTGTTAGAGAGATGAGCAATCGAGGATTCGCAACAACTGAAAAGCATAGTCAGGATGCGAGAGTGAGCGTTGTAAAACTCTCTGATTCTGGGAAGCAATTGATCCCTTACCTTGAACAGCAGTGTGTTGATGTAAACCAAGCTGTTGAGGAACTGTTATCAGAATCACAATATGATCTCTAG
- a CDS encoding GNAT family N-acetyltransferase, with protein sequence MREQKSVEIIDYLPEFHNDFKRLNYEWIEEYFQLEEADHQSLSHPNEKILKPGGHIFMARHKGEIVGGCALIKIDDHTYELAKMAVTEKAKGKGIGWLLGQAAINKARELRAETVFLESNTILEPAINLYQKLGFRKVVGQPSPYQRCNIQMELKLV encoded by the coding sequence ATGCGTGAACAGAAATCTGTTGAAATTATTGATTACTTACCAGAGTTTCACAATGATTTCAAGCGCCTGAACTACGAGTGGATTGAGGAATACTTTCAGCTAGAAGAAGCTGATCACCAATCCCTCAGTCATCCCAATGAAAAAATTTTGAAGCCAGGTGGACACATCTTTATGGCACGGCATAAAGGCGAAATTGTTGGGGGTTGTGCCCTAATCAAGATAGATGACCATACCTATGAATTGGCTAAAATGGCAGTCACAGAAAAAGCTAAAGGCAAAGGGATCGGATGGCTCTTAGGGCAAGCAGCCATCAACAAAGCGCGTGAGTTAAGAGCAGAAACAGTCTTTTTAGAGAGCAATACGATCTTAGAGCCTGCAATTAATCTCTACCAAAAGCTAGGGTTTCGGAAAGTAGTTGGGCAGCCTTCACCGTACCAACGCTGTAATATTCAGATGGAGCTAAAGCTTGTTTAG
- a CDS encoding HAMP domain-containing histidine kinase, which yields MHQKKRFKSCASRSATDALQDFNQGRSFAESQANPNQIIIKTELSADQQQSVIRIQDHGIGMTEAVKQKIFDHLFTTKGVRQGTGLGLAIVHQIIVKKHFGTIEVNSTLGQGREFMISIPVQATTVKEI from the coding sequence ATGCATCAGAAGAAAAGATTCAAAAGCTGTGCGTCACGTTCCGCGACCGATGCCCTACAAGACTTTAATCAAGGACGCAGCTTTGCAGAAAGTCAAGCCAACCCCAATCAAATCATCATTAAAACAGAACTATCTGCAGATCAGCAACAGTCCGTGATCCGAATTCAGGATCATGGGATTGGCATGACCGAGGCAGTGAAGCAAAAAATCTTTGACCATCTGTTTACAACCAAAGGTGTGAGGCAAGGGACAGGGCTAGGATTGGCGATCGTCCATCAAATCATAGTTAAGAAGCACTTCGGAACGATAGAAGTGAACTCGACTTTAGGTCAAGGGAGAGAGTTTATGATTTCAATTCCGGTGCAGGCAACCACTGTAAAAGAAATTTAG